Within Malus domestica chromosome 04, GDT2T_hap1, the genomic segment gctattTGAAACtagcttccaaagtcagctgatctgcacaagcagttttgacgaatttgttacttaaaatcccacttgtgctatttttcttttctttgcttgacaaatcctacaaaacacaaaaacaaagtaaatagctcaagaatataaggaactaactaagaaaagacaagtgaatttgatgtaaaatatatgtaaatatgagcttatcacgtATCCAAGGAGTGTCGGAGTGTTCGACACTTCGGGATTTTGGAGTGTCCGTGCAACCGAGTATGTAAAAGAATATGAATAAGAAGCTAAAATGGATCATGGAATGTACAAGAAAACTAGCTAAAGCATGGACAAGGTCTTATTAATAGCTTAGGCCAAGTTGAAGTCCAAGAGCAGCATGGACAACAAACAATGTCATGATCCCAGTACCAAATACCCCGTGAACGGTTCTTAATTTAGGTTTACCCTGCAAAAATAGAAAAGGAATAAGAAAACACCGGGTTGCTCGATAAATAATAGAATAAACCGATAAAAAGTAGATGTAAGGAGTCTGACGCATATGTGAATGTAACGCATTAAAACCATAAAGGGAAAAGGTTTTGCATGCCTATTAAACTGTGATTTGTCTGCATGGGGAAATGGCTCCTTACGCGCAAAGAGCCAAGTAGTTTTAGAATAAATATTACCTCAAACAAAGCAGGCAAAATTGTTTGTATGGTCAAGAGACTAAGACCAATGAGCCCTGTAACAGCATGAGGGATGCAAACATAGATACAAATTAAATTCCGCCTCAGTACAAAGCATAAAAAGTGAACCTTTTGTTGTATTTGTCTACACTTTCCAAATAACTAGTACGAAAATATACAGAAAAAGAAATTCATTGAAACATAATTTCTAAAAGTTTATCTTTCAAAAATGGGTTTGTCTGAAGTGAGAAGAGATTTTACCCCTCCAGTTGCTCCAAGAGCAAAGAAGAAAACATCCCTGCTAGAAGCTTAGGGTGCAAGTCTTTGGCATTGGCCTTCTCCTCCTGAAATGATCAGAAGCCAGAACATATTACTATACACCAGAAAATTTATAGCATTGTTGGTTTATCGAAACATATGCTGCAGTTGGGTTCATACCACATCATCTAAAAAGCGTATCTGGTAACCAAGATATGTTCCATAGCCACCCATAGCGAAAAGCACAACAGCCTACAAAATACAAGAAACCATAGACAATTATGTCAAGCTACTTTAGatgaattgtcacatcccagtctcgactccgccgtagcacgatattgtccacttttgGCCCCAACCACACCCtaacggttttgtttctgggaactcagacgagaacttcccagtgggtcacccatcctgggaatgctctagcccgaacttgcttaactttggagttctgatggaactcgaagctagtgagttctcaaaaggcctcgtgttatagggaggggagcatgtacatataaggcacatcaccccctcttcgTTGGTCGATATGGGATCTTATATGAATACCCTTTATGGCCAGTATGACATGATTAAGGGAAGTACATTCTTTTATAAAGCGGTACAAAGCAACATACCATGCTGCCCAGGTGACCCCAATGCACGAGCCA encodes:
- the LOC103433192 gene encoding LOW QUALITY PROTEIN: uncharacterized protein (The sequence of the model RefSeq protein was modified relative to this genomic sequence to represent the inferred CDS: inserted 1 base in 1 codon) — protein: MQPATATSESSRSRRTLLSHFVIKNKKFSLDIVEDYVADWQEVGKANANDETLLYSFSPLPLPLLATLLGAGTVASLFEPFIKLVKSFRLLGWLVHWGHLGSMAVVLFAMGGYGTYLGYQIRFLDDVEEKANAKDLHPKLLAGMXFFFALGATGGVKSLLTSDKPIFESPHAVTGLIGLSLLTIQTILPALFEGKPKLRTVHGVFGTGIMTLFVVHAALGLQLGLSY